The following proteins are co-located in the Choristoneura fumiferana chromosome 23, NRCan_CFum_1, whole genome shotgun sequence genome:
- the LOC141441305 gene encoding glyceraldehyde-3-phosphate dehydrogenase 2, with translation MSKIGINGFGRIGRLVLRASIEKGASVVAINDPFIGLDYMVYLFKYDSTHGRFKGTIEAQEGHLVVNGNKIAVFSERDPKAIPWAKAGAEYVVESTGVFTTIAAASAHLEGGAKKVIISAPSADAPMFVVGVNLEAYDPSAKVISNASCTTNCLAPLAKVIHDNFEIIEGLMTTVHATTATQKTVDGPSGKLWRDGRGAQQNIIPASTGAAKAVGKVIPALNGKLTGMAFRVPVANVSVVDLTVRLAKPASYDAIKQKVKEAAEGPMKGVLGYTEDQVVSSDFIGDTHSSIFDAAAGISLNDNFVKLISWYDNEYGYSSRVIDLIKYIQTKD, from the coding sequence ATGTCGAAGATCGGTATCAACGGATTTGGCCGCATCGGTCGCTTGGTCCTCCGCGCGTCCATCGAGAAGGGCGCGTCGGTGGTCGCCATCAACGACCCCTTCATCGGCCTGGACTACATGGTCTACCTGTTCAAATACGACTCCACTCATGGACGCTTCAAGGGCACCATTGAGGCTCAGGAAGGTCACCTTGTAGTCAATGGCAACAAAATCGCTGTATTCTCAGAGCGAGACCCCAAAGCCATCCCTTGGGCTAAGGCTGGTGCTGAATATGTTGTAGAGTCCACTGGTGTCTTCACCACTATCGCTGCTGCGTCTGCTCACTTGGAGGGTGGTGCCAAGAAGGTCATCATCTCTGCTCCAAGTGCTGACGCGCCCATGTTCGTCGTCGGCGTAAACCTTGAAGCGTACGACCCGTCCGCCAAGGTCATCTCCAACGCGTCTTGCACCACCAACTGCCTTGCTCCCCTGGCCAAGGTCATCCACGACAACTTCGAAATCATTGAGGGTCTGATGACCACCGTCCACGCCACCACTGCCACCCAGAAGACCGTTGACGGTCCCTCTGGCAAACTGTGGCGCGATGGCCGTGGCGCGCAGCAGAACATCATTCCTGCTTCCACTGGAGCCGCTAAGGCTGTCGGCAAGGTCATTCCTGCACTCAATGGCAAGCTGACTGGTATGGCTTTCCGTGTTCCTGTAGCCAACGTGTCTGTTGTCGACTTGACCGTCCGCCTGGCCAAGCCCGCCAGCTATGATGCTATCAAGCAGAAGGTGAAGGAAGCTGCCGAGGGACCCATGAAGGGTGTGCTCGGCTACACCGAGGACCAGGTGGTGTCCTCTGACTTCATCGGAGACACTCACTCCTCCATCTTCGACGCTGCCGCTGGCATCTCCCTCAACGACAACTTCGTCAAGCTGATCAGCTGGTACGACAATGAGTATGGCTACTCCAGCAGAGTCATCGATCTCATCAAGTACATCCAGACCAAGGATTAA